A genomic region of Saccopteryx bilineata isolate mSacBil1 chromosome 1, mSacBil1_pri_phased_curated, whole genome shotgun sequence contains the following coding sequences:
- the HMG20B gene encoding SWI/SNF-related matrix-associated actin-dependent regulator of chromatin subfamily E member 1-related, whose protein sequence is MSHGPKQPGAAGAPAGGKAPGQHGGFVVAVKQERGEGPRAGEKGSHEEEPVKKRGWPKGKKRKKILPNGPKAPVTGYVRFLNERREQIRTRHPDLPFPEITKMLGAEWSKLQPTEKQRYLDEAEREKQQYMKELRAYQQSEAYKMCTEKIQEKKIKKEDSGSGLMNTLLNGHKGGDCDGFSTFDVPIFTEEFLDQNKAREAELRRLRKMNVVFEEQNAVLQRHTQNMSSARERLEQELALEERRTLALQQQLQAVRQALTASFASLPVPGTGETPTLSTLDFYMARLHGAIERDPAQHEKLIVRIKEILAQVASEHL, encoded by the exons ATGTCCCACGGCCCCAAGCAGCCCGGCGCGGCGGGCGC GCCGGCCGGTGGCAAGGCTCCTGGACAGCATGGGGGCTTCGTGGTGGCTGTTAAGCAAGAGCGCGGCGAGGGCCCACGAGCCGGCGAGAAAGGGTCCCATGAGGAGGAG CCCGTGAAGAAGCGTGGCTGGCCCAAAGGCAAAAAACGGAAGAAGATCCTGCCAAATGGTCCTAAAGCACCTGTCACTGGCTACGTGCGCTTCCTGAACGAGCGTCGGGAGCAGATCCGCACGCGCCACCCGGACCTGCCCTTTCCTGAGATCACTAAGATGCTGGGTGCCGAGTGGAGCAAACTGCAGCCCACAGAGAAGCAG CGGTACCTGGACGAGGCTGAGCGGGAGAAGCAGCAGTACATGAAGGAGCTGCGGGCCTACCAGCAGTCGGAAGCCTACAAGATGTGCACTGAGAAGatccaggaaaagaaaatcaagaaag agGACTCGGGCTCCGGGCTCATGAATACTCTCTTGAATGGACACAAG GGTGGGGACTGCGATGGCTTCTCCACCTTCGACGTCCCCATTTTTACAGAAGAGTTCTTGGACCAAAACAAAG CACGAGAGGCGGAACTGCGGCGCCTGCGGAAGATGAACGTGGTCTTCGAAGAGCAGAACGCGGTTCTGCAGAGGCACACACAGAACATGAGCAGCGCGCGTGAGCGCCTGGAGCAGGAGCTGGCGCTGGAGGAGCGACGGACGCTGGCGCTGCAGCAGCAGCTCCAGGCCGTGCGCCAGGCACTCACTGCCAGCTTCGCCTCGTTGCCTGTCCCTG GCACGGGCGAGACTCCCACACTCAGCACGCTTGACTTTTACATGGCCCGGCTGCACGGAGCCATTGAGCGCGACCCCGCCCAGCATGAAAAGCTCATCGTCCGAATCAAGGAGATCCTGGCCCAGGTCGCTAG TGAGCACCTATGA